In Zea mays cultivar B73 chromosome 7, Zm-B73-REFERENCE-NAM-5.0, whole genome shotgun sequence, the following proteins share a genomic window:
- the LOC103632842 gene encoding G-type lectin S-receptor-like serine/threonine-protein kinase At5g35370 gives MSPLPRALPRSLAFLGWVLLILLPARAADAGPLATELLRPPFTASNILYVDTGGAFLESTSGAFRAAVFNPGKQQDRFYLAVLHVPSATLVWSGNRDAPTTSSGPVNLTSQGITVSKPDGTLLWSTPSQLRSPVVALRLQDSGNLQLLGAGNATLWQSFDTATDTLLPGQLLRAGAYLSAATSATDLAEGNYRLGVTAADLVLTWQASTYWRLSNDARSYKDRNAAVASVSVNASGLFAVAADGGLVFRVNIGAAAFPVLSLGYDGRLRITSYALVNSSASLGSDFVAPANDCDLPLQCPSLGLCSPAAGNSSTCTCPPLFAASVTTPGACTPGDGSALASPALCQSNNSTVSPSYLALKSQVAYFATKFDPPIKAGVNHNACRGLCSTSCGCLAYFYDNLSQSCYLIQDKQLGSLYFSSSASALGYIKTVPSANNATRNNPSSSSANRAIPIILPSIAAFLLLAVIICYLCWRRMSKNGKKKKGKSTGVKQVYMGRQKDTGSADDDEDDDNVVVPGMPTRFSYMEIAAMTANFGTKIGSGGFGSVYKGELPGVVEGLVAVKKLEAVGVQAKREFCTEITVIANIRHVNLVRLRGFCAEGSRRLLVYEYMNRGSLDRSLFGRTGPILEWGERMEVALGAARGLAYLHTGCDQKIVHCDVKPENILLADGGQVKIADFGLAKLMSPEQSALFTTMRGTRGYLAPEWLSNAAISDRADVYSFGMVLLELIHGRKNRGEQTNDNAAVAVAGAGAGSSVQSDWPSGWSSATATSSPSGASGSGDEYFPMVAMELHEQGRHLDLVDRRLEGRVDGAEAARAVRIALCCLHEDPAQRPSMAAVVRMLEGTVAPPEPRVEALGFLRLYGRGHAVPNTSLIAMAGTSGSAGTSSSMAGVAELTDTSQSVSAPR, from the coding sequence ATGTCTCCGCTCCCACGCGCTCTGCCGCGCTCGCTCGCGTTCCTAGGCTGGGTTCTGCTGATCCTCTTGCCCGCCCGCGCCGCGGACGCCGGGCCGCTGGCGACCGAGCTCCTGCGACCTCCCTTCACCGCCTCTAACATCCTGTACGTCGACACAGGCGGCGCGTTCCTAGAGTCCACGAGCGGCGCGTTCAGGGCCGCCGTGTTCAACCCCGGGAAGCAGCAGGACAGGTTCTACCTCGCCGTCCTGCACGTCCCGTCCGCCACGCTTGTCTGGTCGGGCAACCGCGACGCGCCGACGACGTCGTCGGGACCGGTGAATCTCACTTCGCAGGGGATCACGGTGTCGAAGCCCGACGGAACATTGCTGTGGTCGACGCCGTCGCAGCTGCGCTCGCCCGTCGTGGCGCTGCGGCTGCAGGACAGCGGGAACCTGCAGCTGCTGGGCGCCGGGAACGCGACCCTGTGGCAGTCGTTCGATACCGCCACGGACACGTTGCTCCCGGGCCAGCTGCTGCGCGCCGGCGCGTACCTGTCGGCGGCGACGAGCGCCACCGATCTCGCGGAGGGGAACTACCGGCTCGGCGTGACGGCCGCGGATTTGGTGTTGACGTGGCAGGCGTCCACGTACTGGCGGCTGTCGAACGATGCCCGCTCCTACAAGGATCGGAACGCCGCCGTGGCGTCCGTGTCGGTGAACGCGTCGGGCTTGTTCGCGGTTGCTGCCGATGGAGGCCTCGTGTTCCGCGTGAACATCGGGGCGGCGGCGTTCCCCGTGCTAAGTCTCGGATACGACGGCCGGCTGCGCATCACGAGCTATGCGCTGGTGAACTCCTCGGCGTCGCTTGGAAGCGACTTCGTGGCGCCGGCCAACGATTGCGACCTCCCGCTTCAGTGCCCTTCCCTCGGGCTCTGCTCCCCGGCGGCGGGCAACAGCTCGACCTGCACCTGCCCGCCACTCTTCGCCGCCTCAGTGACGACGCCCGGCGCGTGCACGCCGGGGGACGGTTCAGCGCTCGCGTCGCCGGCCTTGTGCCAGAGCAACAACAGCACCGTGTCCCCGTCTTACCTCGCCCTCAAGTCGCAGGTGGCCTACTTCGCCACCAAGTTTGATCCGCCGATCAAGGCGGGCGTCAACCACAACGCGTGCCGCGGCCTCTGCTCCACGAGCTGCGGCTGCCTCGCCTACTTCTACGACAACCTCTCCCAAAGTTGCTACCTGATCCAAGATAAGCAGCTCGGCTCGCTGTATTTTAGCTCTTCTGCTTCAGCCTTGGGATACATCAAGACGGTCCCTTCGGCGAACAATGCTACAAGAAACAATCCAAGCTCGTCGTCTGCGAACCGTGCCATCCCAATCATCCTGCCATCCATCGCAGCTTTCCTACTCCTCGCCGTGATCATATGCTACTTGTGCtggaggaggatgagcaagaacggcaagaaaaagaaaggCAAGAGCACCGGCGTCAAGCAGGTGTACATGGGCCGTCAAAAGGACACCGGTAGCGCGGacgacgacgaggacgacgacaacgTCGTCGTACCGGGCATGCCGACGCGGTTTAGCTACATGGAGATTGCGGCGATGACTGCCAACTTCGGGACGAAAATAGGCTCCGGCGGGTTCGGGTCTGTGTACAAAGGGGAACTCCCCGGCGTCGTCGAAGGGCTCGTTGCGGTGAAGAAGCTCGAGGCCGTCGGCGTGCAGGCCAAGCGGGAATTCTGCACCGAGATCACGGTCATCGCCAACATCCGGCACGTCAACCTCGTGCGCCTCCGCGGCTTCTGCGCCGAGGGCTCGCGCCGGCTGCTCGTCTACGAGTACATGAACCGCGGCTCGCTTGACCGGTCGCTGTTCGGCCGCACGGGGCCGATCCTGGAATGGGGGGAGCGCATGGAGGTGGCGCTCGGCGCGGCTCGTGGCCTCGCATACCTGCACACCGGGTGCGACCAGAAGATCGTGCACTGCGACGTGAAGCCGGAGAACATCCTGCTGGCAGACGGCGGGCAGGTTAAGATCGCTGACTTCGGCCTTGCCAAGCTGATGTCGCCAGAGCAGTCTGCGCTGTTCACCACCATGCGTGGCACCCGCGGGTACCTGGCGCCAGAGTGGCTCAGCAACGCCGCCATCTCGGACCGCGCTGACGTGTACAGTTTCGGTATGGTGCTCCTGGAGCTGATACACGGGAGGAAGAACAGGGGCGAGCAGACCAACGACAacgccgccgtcgccgtcgccggcgccggcgccggcagcAGCGTGCAGTCGGACTGGCCGTCCGGGTGGAGCAGCGCGACGGCGACGTCTTCGCCGAGTGGCGCCAGCGGCAGTGGCGATGAGTACTTCCCGATGGTGGCCATGGAGCTCCACGAGCAGGGAAGGCACTTGGACCTGGTGGACCGGAGGCTAGAAGGCCGCGTGGACGGGGCCGAGGCGGCGCGTGCCGTGCGCATCGCGCTGTGCTGCCTGCACGAGGACCCCGCCCAGCGGCCGAGCATGGCCGCCGTGGTGCGGATGCTGGAAGGCACCGTGGCCCCTCCGGAGCCGCGCGTGGAGGCGCTCGGGTTCCTCCGCCTGTACGGGAGGGGCCACGCCGTGCCGAACACCTCCCTGATCGCCATGGCTGGCACGTCGGGCTCGGCGGGCACGTCATCGTCGATGGCCGGCGTCGCGGAGTTGACTGATACGTCGCAGAGCGTGTCAGCGCCAAGATAG
- the LOC103632841 gene encoding mitochondrial phosphate carrier protein 3, mitochondrial: MAPRQPLLPSFLYAASSGVNGSREAPPVVAGAPSEPLGKIEMFSPAYYAAGALGGAAACGFTHAAVTPLDVIKCNIQIDPAKYKNTSSAFSVVMREQGLRGFYRGWAPTFVGYSAQGAFKYGLYEFFKKTYADMAGPEHAARYKTLIYLAGSATAEVFADVALCPMEAVKVRVQTQPGFARGLSDGFPKIVRAEGYAGLFRGLVPLWGRQIPYTMMKFATYENIVEMTYKHLIPTPKDQCSKPLQLGVSFGSGYVAGVFCAAVSHPADNLVSFLNNAKGATVGDAVKNLGLLGLFTRGLPLRILMVGTLTGAQWVIYDSFKVMIGLPTTGGAPAPATVPMEGLGELKASA; encoded by the exons ATGGCGCCGCGCCAGCCGCTGCTCCCCAGTTTCCTCTACGCGGCGTCGTCCGGCGTCAACGGCAGCAGGGAGGCGCCTCCGGTGGTGGCGGGCGCCCCGAGCGAGCCGCTCGGCAAGATCGAGATGTTCTCGCCCGCATACTACGCAGCGGGCGCCTTGGGAGGCGCCGCGGCCTGCGGGTTCACGCACGCCGCCGTCACGCCGCTCGACGTCATCAAGTGCAATATCCAG ATCGACCCCGCCAAGTACAAGAACACCTCGTCGGCGTTCAGCGTGGTGATGAGGGAGCAGGGCCTCCGGGGCTTCTACAGGGGGTGGGCGCCGACGTTCGTGGGCTACAGCGCTCAGGGTGCGTTCAAGTACGGCCTCTACGAGTTCTTCAAGAAGACGTACGCCGACATGGCCGGCCCCGAGCACGCCGCCAGGTACAAGACCCTCATCTACCTGGCGGGCTCGGCCACCGCGGAGGTTTTCGCCGACGTCGCGCTCTGCCCCATGGAGGCCGTCAAGGTCCGGGTGCAGACGCAGCCCGGCTTCGCCAGGGGACTCAGCGACGGCTTCCCCAAGATCGTCAGGGCCGAGGGCTACGCAGG GCTATTCAGAGGACTGGTTCCTCTTTGGGGGCGACAGATTCCTT ACACCATGATGAAGTTCGCGACGTACGAGAACATCGTGGAGATGACCTACAAGCACCTCATCCCCACGCCGAAGGATCAGTGCAGCAAGCCTCTCCAGCTCGGGGTAAGCTTCGGGAGCGGCTACGTCGCCGGAGTTTTCTGCGCCGCCGTCTCGCACCCTGCAGACAACTTGGTGTCGTTCCTGAACAACGCCAAGGGAGCCACAGTTGGAGAT GCTGTCAAGAACCTTGGCCTGTTGGGCCTCTTCACTCGTGGCCTCCCTCTTCGCATCCTGATGGTCGGCACCCTGACTGGCGCTCAGTGGGTGATCTATGATTCCTTCAAAGTTATGATTGGACT GCCAACGACTGGCGGAGCGCCTGCTCCTGCTACTGTCCCAATGGAAGGACTCGGAGAGCTAAAAGCCTCTGCCTGA